One Aegilops tauschii subsp. strangulata cultivar AL8/78 chromosome 2, Aet v6.0, whole genome shotgun sequence genomic window, agaccatgagatcgtgcaactcccggagaccgtaggagtactttgggtgtgccaaacgtcacaacgtaactgggtgactataaaggtacactacgggtatctccgaaagtgtctgttgggttggcacggatcgagactgggatttgtcactccgtatgacggagaggtatctctgggcccactcggtaatgcatcatcataatgagctcaatgtgactaaggagttagtcacgggatcatgcattgcggtacgagtaaagagacttgccggtaacgagattgaacaaggtattgggataccgacgatcgaatctcgggcaagtaacataccgattgacaaagggaattgtatacgggattgattgaatcctcgacatcgtggttcatccgatgagatcatcgtggaacatgtgggagccaacatgggtatccagatcccgctgttggttattgaccggagaggcgtctcggccatgtccgcatgtctcccgaacccgtagggtctacacacttaaggttcggtgacgctagggttgtagagatatgagtatgcggaaacccgaaagttgttcggagtcccggatgagatcccggacgtcacgaggagttccggaatggtccggaggtgaagaattatatataggaagtccagttttggccaccgggaaagtttcgggggttatcggtattgtaccgggaccaccggaagggtcccgggggtccaccgggtggggccaactatcccggagggccccatgggctgaagtgggaagggaaccagcccttagtgggctggggcgccccccatgggcctcccccctgcgcctagggttggaaaccctagggtgggggggcgccccacttgacttgggggggggagtttccccccttggccgccccccccccatagatgggttcttggccggagccccccctcccagggggcctatataaagggggggagggagggcagcaatactacagcctttgacgcctccctcctcccctgcaacacctctccctcgcgcagaagcttggcgaagccctgccgagatcccgctacatccaccaccacaccgtcgtgctgctggatctccatcaacctctccttcccccttgctggatcaagaaggaggagaacgtcgctgctccgtacgtgtgttgaacgcggaggtgccgtccgttcggcactcggtcatcggtgatttggatcacggcgagtacgactccatcaacctcgttcattggaacgcttccgctcgcgatctacaagggtatgtagatgcactcctttcccctcgtttctagtatactccatagatggatcttggtgatgcgtaggaaatttttaaaattctgctacgatccccaacagtggcatcatgagccaggcttatgcgtagttactatgcacgagtagaacataaagcagttgtgggcgtagatgttgcctattcttcttgccgctactagtcttatcttgtttcggcggtattgtgggatgaagcggcccggaccgaccttacatgtacgcttacgtgagacaggttccaccgactgacatgcactagttgcataaggtggctagcgggtgtctgtctctcccactttagtcgaagcggattcgatgaaaagggtccttatgaagggtaaatagaaattggcatatcacgttgtggttttacgtaggtaagaaacgttcttgctagaaacctatacaagccacgtaaaaacttgcaacaacaattagaggacgtctaacttgtttttgcagcatgtgctatgtgatatgatatggccagaagatgtgatgaatgatatatgtgatgtatgagattgatcatattcttgtaataggaatcacgacttgcatgtcgatgagtatgacaaccggcaggagccataggagttgtctttattattttgtatgacctgcgtgtcattgaataacgccatgtaaattactttactttattgctaaacgcgttagccatagaagtagaagtaatcgttggcgtgaaaacttcatgaagacacaatgatggagatcatgatgatggagatcatggtgtcatgccggtgacgaagatgatcatggtgccccaaagatggagatcaaaggagcaaaatgatattggccatatcatgtcactatttgattgcatgtgatgtttatcatgttttgcatcttatttgcttagaacgacggtagtaagtaagatgatcccttataataatttcaagaaagtgttccccctaactgtgcaccgttgcgaaggttcgttgtttcgaagcaccgcgtgatgatcgggtgtgatagattctaacgttcgcatacaacgggtgttgacgagcctagcatgtacagacatggccttggaacacacgcaatacacttaggttgacttgacgagcctagcatgtacagacatggcctcggaacacggaggaccgaaaggtcgagcatgagtcgtatagaagatatgatcaacatgaagatgttcaccgatcttgactagtccgtctcacgtgatgatcggacacggcctagttaaactcggatcatgtttcacttagatgactagagggatgtctatctgagtgggagttcattaaataatttgattagatgaactcaattatcatgaacttagtctaaaatctttacactatgtattgtagatcaaatggccaacgtcgtcctcaatttcaacgcgttcctagagaaaaccaagctgaaagatgatggcaacaactatacggactgggtccggaacctgaggctcatccttatagtagccaagaaagattatgtcttagaagcaccgctaggtgatgcaccaatcccacagaaccaagacgttatgaacgcttggcaatcacgtgctgatgattactccctcgttcagtgcggcatgctttacagcttagaaccgggtctccaaaagcgttttgagaaacatggagcatatgagatgttcgaagagctgaaaatggttttccaagctcatgcccgggtcgagagatatgaagtctccgacaagttcttcagcttaaaatggaggaaaatagttctgttagtgagcacatactcagattgtctgggttacacaaccgcttgtctcagctaggagttaatctcccggatgacgcggtcattgacagaatccttcagtcgcttccaccaagctacaagagctttgtgatgaacttcaatatgcaggggatggaaaagaccattcctgaggtatattcgatgctgaaatcagcggaggtggagatcagaaaagaacatcaagtgttgatggtgaataaaaccactaagttcaagaagggcaagggtaagaagaacttcaagaaggacggcaagggagttgccgcgcccggtaagccagttactgggaagaagccaaggaatggacccaagcctgagactgagtgcttttattgcaagggaagtggtcactggaagcggaactgccccaaatacttagcggacaagaaggccggcaacaccaaaggtatatgtgatatacatgtaattgatgtgtaccttaccagtactcgtagtagctcctgggtatttgataccggtgcggttgctcatatttgtaactcaaaacaggaactgcggaataaacggagactggcaaaggacgaggtgacgatgcgcgtcgggaatggttccaaggtcgatgtgatcgccgtcggcacgctacctctgcatctacctacgggattagttttaaacctcaataattgttatttagtgccagctttgagcatgaacattgtatctggatctcgtttaattcgagatggctactcatttaaatccgagaataatggttgttctatttatatgagagatatgttttatggtcatgccccgctggtcaatggtttattcttgatgaatctcgaacgtgatgttacacatatttatagtgtgaataccaaaagatgtaaagttgataacgatagtcccacatacttgtggcactgccgccttggtcacattggtgtcaagcgcatgaagaagctccatgcagatggacttttggagtctcttgattacgaatcatttgacacgtgcaaaccatgcctcatgggtaaaatgaccaagactccgttctccggaacaatggagcgagcaaccaacttattggaaatcatacataccgatgtatgcggtccaatgagtgttgaggctcgcggaggatatcgttatgttctcactctcactggtgacttaagtagatatgggtatgtctacctaatgaaacacaagtctgaaacctttgaaaagttcaaggaatttcagagtgaggttgagaatcaacgtgacagaaaaataaaattcttacgatcagatcgtggtggagaatatttaagtcacgaatttggcgcgcacttaaggaaatgtggaatcgtttcacaactcacgccgcttggaactcctcagcgaaacggtgtgtccgaacgtcgtaatcgcactctattggatatggtgcgatctatgatgtctcttaccgatttaccgctctcattttggggctatgctttagagactgccgcattcactttaaatagggctccgtcgaaatccgttgagacgacaccgtatgaattatggtttgggaagaaacctaagctgtcgtttctaaaagtttggggatgcgatgcttatgtcaagaaacttcaacctgaaaagctcgaacccaagtcggagaaatgcgtcttcataggataccctaaggaaaccattgggtataccttctacctcagatccgaaggcaagatctttgttgccaagaatgggtcctttctggagaaagagtttctctcgaaagaattaagtgggaggaaagtggaacttgatgaggtgatagtcaccccttccgaaccggaaagtagcgcagtgcgggaagatgttcctgtggtgcctacaccgactggggaggaagttaatgatgatgatcatgaagcttcggatcaagttactgctgaacttcgtaggtccacaaggacacgttccgcaccagagtggtacggcaaccctgtcctggaaatcatgttgttagacaacggtgaaccttcgaactatgaagaagcaatggcgggcccggattccgacaaatggctagaagccatgaaatccgagataggatccatgtatgaaaatgaagtatggactttgactgacttgctcgatgatcggcgagccatagaaaataaatggatctttaagaagaagacagacgcggatggtaatgtgaccatctataaggctcgacttgtcgctaagggttatcgacaagttcaaggggttgactacgatgagactttctcatccgtagcgaagctgaagtccgtccgaatcatgttagcaattgccgcattctatgattatgagatatggcaaatggacgtcaaaacggcattccttaacggctttcttaaggaagaattgtatatgatgcagccggaaggttttgtcgatcctaagaatgctaacaaggtatgcaagctccagcgctccatctatggactggtgcaagcatctcggagttggaacattcgttttgatgagatgatcaaagcgtttgggtttacacagacttatggagaagcctgtgtttacaagaaagtgagtgggagctctgtagcatttctcttattatatgtggatgacatactattgatgggaaatgatatagaattcttggaaagtataaaggcctatttgaataagtgtttttcaatgaaggaccttggagaagctgcttatatattgggcatcaagatctatagagatagatcaagacgcctcattggtctttcaaagagtacgtaccttgacaagatattgaagaagttcaatatggatcagtccaagaaggggttcttgcctgtattgcaaggtgtgcaattgagcacggctcaatgcccgaccacggcagaagatagagaaaagatgagtgtcatcccctatgcctcggccatagggtctattatgtatgtcatgctgtgtaccagacctgatgtaaaccttgtcgtaagtttggtaggaaggtaccaaagtaatcccggcatggaacactggacagcggtcaagaatatcctgaagtacctgaagaggactaaggatatgtttcttgtttatggaggtgacgaagagctcgtcataaagggttaagtcgatgctagcttcgacacagatctggatgactcgaagtcacaaaccggatacgtgtatattttgaatggaggagcagtaagctggtgcagttgcaagcaaagcgtcgtggcgggatctacatgtgaagcggagtacatggcagcctcggaggcatgacaggaagcagtctggatgaaggagttcattaccgacctaggggtgattcccaatgcgtcgggcccgatgactctcttctgtgacaacactggagctattgcccttgcgaaggagcccaggtttcacaggaagaccaggcatatcaagcgtcgcttcaactccattcgtgaaagtgttcaaaatggagacatagatgtttataaagtacatacggacctgaatgtagcagatctgttgactaaacctctccctagagcaaaacatgatcaacaccaggacgcaatgggtgttcgattcatcacaatgtaactagattattgactctagtgcaagtgggagactgttggaaatatgccctagaggcaataataaatggttattattatatttctttgttcatggtaattgtctattgttcatgctataattgtgttatccggaaatcgtaatgcatgtgtgaatacatagaccacaacgtgtccctagtaagcctctagttgactagctcgttgatcaacagatagtcatggtttcctgactatggacattggatgtcattgataacgggatcacatcattaggagaatgatgtgatggacaagacccaatcctaagcatagctcaaagatcgtgtagttcgtttgctagagcttttccaatgtcaagtatcttctccttagaccatgagatcgtgcaactcccggagaccgtaggagtactttgggtgtgccaaacgtcacaacgtaactgggtgactataaaggtacactacgggtatctccgaaagtgtctgttgggttggcatggatcgagactgggatttgtcactccgtatgacggagaggtatctctgggcccactcggtaatgcatcatcataatgagctcaatgtgactaaggagttagtcacggggtcatgcattgcggtacgagtaaagagacttgccggtaacgagattgaacaaggtattgggataccgacgatcgaatctcgggcaagtaacataccgattgacaaagggaattgtatacgggattgattgaatcctcgacatcgtggttcatccgatgagatcatcgtggaacatgtgggagccaacatgggtatccagatcccgctgttggttattgaccggagaggcgtctcggccatgtctgcatgtctcccgaacccgtagggtctacacacttaaggttcggtgacgctagggttgtagagatatgagtatgcggaaacccgaaagttgttcggagtcccggatgagatcccggacgtcacgaggagttccggaatggtccggaggtgaagaattatatataggaagtccagttttggccaccgggaaagtttcgggggttatcggtattgtaccgggaccaccggaagggtcccgggggtccaccgggtggggccaactatcccagagggccccatgggctgaagtgggaagggaaccagcccttagtgggctggggcgccccccatgggcctcccccctgcgcctagggttggaaaccctagggtgggggggcgccccacttgacttggggggggggagtttccccccttggccgcccccccccatagatgggttcttggccggcgccccccctcccagggggcctatataaagggggggagggagggcagcaatactacagcctttgacgcctccctcctcccctgcaacacctctccctcgcgcagaagcttggcgaagccctgccgagatcccgctacatcaaccaccacaccgtcgtgctgctggatctccatcaacctctccttcccccttgctggatcaagaaggaggagaactcgctgctccgtacgtgtgttgaacgcggaggtgccgtccgttcggcactcggtcatcggtgatttggatcacggtgagtacgactccatcaacctcgttcattggaacgtttccgctcgcgatctacaagggtatgtagatgcactcctttcccctcgttgctagtatactccatagatggatcttggtgatgcgttggaaatttttaaaattctgctacgatccccaacacgaCCGTGGCAACTCATGGCATAAAGATGATGACATGTATTGCGAAGATGAAGAAGTGGTCGACATTGCGGAGGAGCCATTGGTGTTTATCGATGAGCTCACCCAAAGGGTCGACGCACAAAGGAGGAACCAAAGCATTCGCATGGGATCAAACACCAAAGAGGAGGACAATTTGATTTGCGGGAGTTGGATGGAGATAGGCCAAGATCCCACGAAAGGTGCCGAGCAAAAACGATCTATCTTTTGGACGAGAGTTCATAAAACCTTTCATGAGCGAAGGAAGGTTGGGCCCTACAAGTTTGCGAGCACCCGAAGCATCAACTCAACCCAAAAGAGGTGGGGGTTCATtcaacaagagtgcaacaagtaTTGTGCCGTGCTTGAGAGCGTCCAAGCTCGTCCCGTGAGTGGTCTGAACTAGGGAGATCTAGTCCGTGGACTATGACCGTTCTTTTTGAAGGCTAAATAGTGTGCCGGCCGCTGGCTTTGTTGCAGGCGTGCAAAACTTGTCCATTTTGAAGGCTGGCTAGTGTGACGGCCGTTGGCTTTGCTGCCAACGTGAAACTTGAGGGCTCACCATTTTTTGTAGGTTGGCATATGTTTGTCAGCCGTTGGCTTTGTTGCCGACATGAACCACGGCCGATGGCGTGAACAATGCCCGCTGCGGGCATATGTTTGCCGGCCGCTGGCTTTGTTGCCGACATGAACCACGGCCGCTGGCGTAAACGATGCCCGCTGCTGGCATATGTTTGCCGGCCGCTGGCATGAACTACATCTTTATTGTCAATAGTTTTGCGTGCAGGCGGCTGAGATGCGTCCGCGTGGTGGGCGCATGGCCAACGCATCGAGGAAAAGGGCCTGCCGCCGCCTCACCGCCACCCCAAGCGGACGAAATCCGGACAAAACGGatgtccgtttggggtcgtgcgttggagttggcctaagAAATCCCCATCCCATTTTTCGGCGTGCACCACAGACCGGGACAACAAACTTCTGAAACTCTAGCTTTTGTGATCTTGTACGGGAGGGAGGCAACTATGTGTTGGAGGAGTGCTCTCGCACGACTGCTTGCTTCTTCTCCACCGTGGTTGCACATGACTAGTTCGAatgacgactacttccccgacgtcGATGACCTCGGTGCCATGGCTTCCTGTCCTGCCAGAAACACCTCTTCTTCCACACCATCGTACGCGTTAGTATCTATTTTGTTAGGAATTGTTTCTGAATTTGGTACAAACAATTGATCTACACATGGCACTTATATCATATAAGCAACTCAATCACCATAAGGATCCCCCGGAAAAAAATCAGCATAAGGATCTAAATTGGATTTTATCAGCACGAGACCAGCTTTATCTCCGAAAAGAAAATCTAGCTTTTGAAAGCTGTAAAAGCGAACGTAAAATCACGTGTAGGGAAAAAAGCAATATAAAACAATTATATACTGTAAAAAAAGATACACTTTTCTTTAGCCGAAAAAGAAAAGATACACTGTTAGGGCGCCTGTGCCCTCGCCAATGAGGCCATGGCCACCCTGTATTTCGTATGATCTTGGTCACCGAGAAATGCACTGATACAGGCTTTCACATAGCTCTATAGTGCAACGTTTTACAGCGCAATGTACATGCATGCGTAGAGCACATGCTCCGCCCATGGCCCGTTCACGCACACTGACTGAAGCAGTGGAACCCCGGAGCGACCAACCGGGAAACCTCCCCCGCATGCCTATCCTCTGGCCACCCAGCCGCTCCATCACATGCGGCCACAAGCATCCAAGACCCCATCGTCTATATAAGCAGCGGCTTGGAGCACCATTCTTCTCAGAACCACACTCAGCCAAGAGAGCTACTAGTAGCCGGGAGTGTAGTGAGAGTAGAGTGAGCGAGAATGGGTGGCAAAGCCGCTCTCCTGGTGGCCCTCCTGGCCGTGAGCCTGGTCCTCGAGGCCCAGGCGGGCAGCGGCTACGGCGGCGGCCACGCCCCCACCCCGACGCCGGTCGCCCCACCCCCCAAGCACGAGAAGCCACCCAAGGGCCACAAGCCCcctcaccaccaccaccacgccaaGCCACCGGCCGCCTCCCACGGGCCGCCAACGCACGCTCCGGCGCCACCCACCTACAGTCCCCCGACGCCTAAACCTACCCCTCCGGCCCCCAAACCTACACCACCCACGTACGCCCCGATCCCGAAGCCGCCGAAGCCATCTCCCTCGCCTCCGGCGTACCACCCCACGCCCAAGCCTGCGCCTCCCACGTATAAACCACCAACCCAGCCTAAGCCCTCACCGCCGGCGTACAAGCCTGCCCCCAAGGTCTCACCACCAGCGTACAAGCCCGCCCCCAAGGTTTCACCGCCGGCTTACAAGCCAGCCCCCAAGGTCTCCCCGCCGGCGTACAAGCCCGCCCCCAAGGTCTCACCGCCGGCGTACAAGCCCGCCCCCAAGGTCTCACCGCCGGCGTACAAGCCAGCCCCCAAGGTCTCACCGCCGGCGTACAAGCCAGCCCCCAAGGTCTCACCGCCGGCGTACAAGCCAGCCCCCAAGGTCTCACCGCCGGCGCACAAGCCTGTCCCCAAGGTCTCACCGCCGGCGTACAAGCCTGTCCCCAAGCCCTCACCGCCGACGTCGCCGACTCCGCCGGCGCCGAAGCCGACTCCACCGCCCTACAAGCCGCCGACGCCTACTCCTCCGGCGTACAAGCCCCCCACCCCGAGCCCCCCGCCTCCGCCGTACCACCACTAAGAAGATCCACCACTCTGAAGTTGGGAGCCCAGGTACGTGCAAACAACATCAGTCTACACTCTACAGTCTTGCATGGACGCACCATTTGTCCGAATAGCACCAACTAACTCGGACAACGTTTGTGTTTGCAGGATGCGGTCGAGAAGAGTTGTGCGAGCAGGCCAAGAAGAGCCACGTACGGCGTCGTTGATCCTCCTCCGGTGTGTGTTGCTGCCGAACTAGGGCCGATCTCTGAGGAGATGGAATAATGCAGATGGCTCCCATTAGTTATCTTACCAGCTTATCATTTGTGTTCGTCCAGTCTTAGCGTCTGTGTTGCTAGCGTGGCAATGTGCCAGTGTCACTGTAAAACCATTAATCACTATGGAAATGGAAGTAAAAGGTGTTGTTTTCCGTTGCATGTAACGTGATCTTGTCTCTGTTTTGCTGTTCTTCTATATCTTCTT contains:
- the LOC109781571 gene encoding uncharacterized protein, producing the protein MGGKAALLVALLAVSLVLEAQAGSGYGGGHAPTPTPVAPPPKHEKPPKGHKPPHHHHHAKPPAASHGPPTHAPAPPTYSPPTPKPTPPAPKPTPPTYAPIPKPPKPSPSPPAYHPTPKPAPPTYKPPTQPKPSPPAYKPAPKVSPPAYKPAPKVSPPAYKPAPKVSPPAYKPAPKVSPPAYKPAPKVSPPAYKPAPKVSPPAYKPAPKVSPPAYKPAPKVSPPAHKPVPKVSPPAYKPVPKPSPPTSPTPPAPKPTPPPYKPPTPTPPAYKPPTPSPPPPPYHH